One Paenibacillus sp. FSL H7-0737 DNA segment encodes these proteins:
- the pth gene encoding aminoacyl-tRNA hydrolase, with the protein MKWIVGLGNPGTQYAKTRHNVGFMALDELAAQNGISFNQSKCKSVIGEGVIGGVKTVLIKPMTFMNLSGEAVRAYMDYYKVKLEDMIVVYDDLDTEIGKIRLRYQGSAGGHNGIKSIIQHVGTQSFNRVRMGISRPEPGFAIVDYVLSSFPKKEGDPLKQMILNTCDALEFSLQNSFEQTMAKFNG; encoded by the coding sequence ATGAAATGGATTGTCGGATTGGGAAATCCGGGAACACAATATGCGAAAACAAGGCATAATGTTGGTTTTATGGCATTGGATGAGCTTGCGGCTCAGAACGGGATTTCCTTCAACCAAAGCAAATGTAAATCCGTGATCGGTGAAGGGGTTATCGGGGGAGTCAAAACCGTATTGATTAAACCGATGACCTTTATGAATTTGTCCGGTGAGGCCGTTCGCGCTTATATGGATTATTACAAAGTTAAACTAGAAGATATGATCGTCGTCTACGATGATCTAGATACCGAAATCGGAAAAATTCGCTTGCGTTATCAAGGTAGTGCTGGTGGGCATAACGGAATTAAATCGATCATTCAGCATGTAGGTACACAAAGCTTTAATCGGGTACGAATGGGTATTTCTCGCCCTGAACCGGGTTTTGCAATAGTGGATTATGTTCTCTCTTCTTTTCCTAAAAAGGAAGGCGATCCTCTGAAGCAGATGATCCTTAATACTTGTGATGCACTGGAGTTCAGCTTACAGAATTCATTCGAACAGACGATGGCTAAATTCAATGGTTGA
- a CDS encoding anti-sigma-F factor Fin family protein has translation MAINYVCRHCKTSLGSINRSDVTEMQLGLHSLTPAERRDIIAYNSEGEITVKVTCDYCKEALEHNPELSLLTSPLQ, from the coding sequence ATGGCAATAAACTATGTATGTAGGCACTGCAAGACATCTCTAGGCAGCATTAATAGAAGTGATGTAACAGAAATGCAGTTGGGCCTTCATTCCTTGACCCCTGCGGAGCGCAGAGATATAATAGCGTATAATTCAGAAGGTGAGATCACGGTAAAGGTGACTTGCGACTATTGCAAGGAGGCTTTAGAGCATAATCCGGAGCTTAGCCTGCTGACGAGTCCGCTTCAGTAG